The DNA segment CTTTTACTACCTCAAAACAGTTAGCTCAAAGTTTAGAAATAGATGTAGCAGCAATAACTAGACACGTAAAAGTACTAGAGCAAGAGGGTTATGTTATAAAACGTCGTAACGAGCTTAATAATAGAGAAATTTTTATTGAACTTTCACAGAAGGCCCTTGATGAGATAGGTCGTTGCGAAAAAGAAACTAATGTTAGGGATATAATAGGAGAAGAATTCACTACCGAAGATTTACAAAATCTAGTTCAACTATTAAATAAATTTAACAAAAATTTTAAATAACAAGAGGTGAAAAAATGAGTATAGTATCAACAATTTTAGTAGTATTGGTTGCGTTATTGTTTTTTTATATAATGTATTTAGAGACATTTGCAACAGAATCAGAAAGTACAAGCCGTGTGTTCAATATTCCACAAGA comes from the Gemella morbillorum genome and includes:
- a CDS encoding MarR family winged helix-turn-helix transcriptional regulator, which produces MKYLHEVSFTTSKQLAQSLEIDVAAITRHVKVLEQEGYVIKRRNELNNREIFIELSQKALDEIGRCEKETNVRDIIGEEFTTEDLQNLVQLLNKFNKNFK